The segment TGACCAAACTTCGCTTAGCCGAACACCAACTCAATAAAGACATAAAAGACCTTTACGAGCGCACTGGCAAGGACGAATCAGCCAAAATTTATGAAAGTAGAATCGAAAATTCGCCGATGAACAGCACCGAGATTATCAAACCGCAATCCCCATGGTATCGCGCGATATTTGAGTAGGAAATTTCTAATGCAGTTATCACAAAATAAAAAATTTCCCACAGATTTGCCAATTTTGGTCGAGGACGAGCTGTTTTTATACCCGTTTATGATAACTCCGCTTTTCATAAGCGATGAAAAAAACAAAAGAGCCATCGATCTTGCCATAAAAAATGAATCCATGATAATGGTAGTAAGCTCGACGCCCGAATTTAACGGCGACAGAAGCTTCGGCGGGATTTATCATATCGGCGTAATCGGCACTATCATGCGCACAGTGCCACTTCCTGATGGCAGGGTTAAAATTTTATTCCAAGGCTCTGCAAAGGGCAAAATTCTGCACGAAATTTCGCAAAACCCGCTATTTGCCACTATCGGTATCGTCCATGACGAGCGAGGCGACGAAGCGAAAATCGACGCATCAATCAATGTTTTAAAAGAAAGAGTCAAAGCCCTAAGTAGCCTAACGCACTTTTTCCCAAACGATCTGCTTAAAACTATCGAGGAAAACACAGACGCATCGCGAATTTGCGATTTAACACTAAGCGCGCTCAGAGTCAAAAAAGAGATAGCGTATTCGTTTTTTTCGCAGTTAAATTTAGAAAAAAGAATTTTCGATCTCATAGCCTACATTGCCGATGAAATCGAATCTTATCGCCTCGAAAAAGAGATCAAAAGCAAAGTTCATAGCAAAATCGATCAAACCAACAAAGAATATTTTTTAAAAGAGCAGTTAAAACAGATCCAAAAAGAGCTTGGCTCAGATAGCGACAGAGAGGTCGAAATCGAAGAATACAGAAAAAAGCTAGACCTAAAAAAGCCATTTATCAGCGATGAAGCCTACAAAGAGATAAAAAAGCAAATCGACAAATTTGCACGCCTTCACCCAGACAGCGCAGACGCAGGGCTTTCGCAAAGCTATCTAGACTGGGTTTTGGAAATCCCATTTGAGCAAATGGCAAAGGAAAAACTCTCAATCCAAAGCGTAAGCAAACAGCTAAACAAAGACCATTATTCCCTAGAAAAGCCAAAAGAGCGTATCGAAGAGTATTTCGCGCTAAAAGAGCTTTTAGAGCTTCGCGGAAGCGTGGATAAAGAGGGCAAACGCGTGAATAATGGCGCGATTTTGTGCTTTTACGGACCTCCTGGCGTGGGCAAAACCAGCCTAGCAAACTCAATCGCAACTGCGCTAAAACGCAAATTAATTCGTATCGCGCTTGGCGGATTAGAAGATGTCAATGAGCTTCGTGGCCACCGTCGCACCTATGTAGGCGCCATGCCAGGGCGTTTGGTGCAGGGTTTAATCAGCGCAAAACAGATGAATCCTGTCGTCGTGCTAGATGAAATCGACAAGGTATCCACCTCATATAAAGGCGATCCGACCGCTGTTTTACTCGAAATTTTAGATCCAGAGCAAAATTCAGCATTTAGGGATTATTACCTAAATTTCGATATTGATTTAAGCAAGATTATTTTTATCGCTACAGCGAACGATATTTCCCAAATACCTGCCCCACTTCGCGACAGAATGGAGTTTATCGGGCTTAGCTCATACACCCCGCAAGAGAAATTTCAAATCGCAAAAAACTATCTAATCCCGCAGGAATTAGAGCGACACGGGCTCAAACCAGCCGATATCAGCTTTCACTCTACTGCGCTTGAAAAAATCATCGCCGAATACACCAGAGAGTCAGGCGTGCGTAACCTGCGCCGCCAAATCGCTGCGATTTGCCGTAAAATCGCCGTTAGAATTCTAAAAGATAGTGAATTTAAAAAACTTGCCATAACAACCAAAAATTTAGAAGAATTTTTGGATAAAAAGGTTTTTGAAATCGACGCCGTGAAAAAAACGAACCAAATCGGCATTGTAAATGGCCTAGCTTGGACAAGCGTGGGCGGTGATGTTCTAAAAATCGAAGCGATTAAAATCAAGGGCAAGGGTGCGATGACGATTACCGGTCAGCTTGGCGATGTGATGAAGGAATCCGCTCAAATCGCATTTAGCGTGGTAAAAGTCCTAATCGATAATGGAAAATTAAAATTTGAAAAAAGCGCAAATTTGACGAAAGATGAGCAAATTTATAACAAATTTGACCTGCATATCCATGTCCCAGAGGGCGCTACGCCAAAAGACGGCCCAAGTGCTGGAATCACGCTAGCAACGGCGATTGCGTCGATTTTAAGCGAGAAAAAGGTGCGCTTCGATGTGGCGATGACTGGCGAGATTACGCTAAGTGGGGCTGTGCTTGCAATCGGCGGATTAAAGGAAAAATTAATCGCTGCGCACAAGGCCAAAATCACCCACGCCCTAATCCCGCGCAAAAATTTCGAGCGCGATTTGGACGAGATTCCAGATGAAGTCAAAAACGCCATGCAAATCACGCCAGTCGATCACATAGAAGATGTGCTAAAAATCGCATTGGTCTAAATTTAGCCTTTTAAGGGAGATGAAATGATAAGCAAAACTAGAAAAACGAAAGAAACCGACATAAGCTTAGAGCTTGAAATTTACGGCTCAGGCAAGGCTGAGATTAGCACAGGAATTGGCTTTTTCGACCACATGCTAACAGCACTTTGCAAACACTCATTAATGGATATAAAACTCGTTTGCAAGGGCGATTTGGAAGTGGATTTTCACCACAGCGTCGAAGACTGCGGAATCGTTCTGGGTGAAGCGATAAAAGAAGCGATTTATCCGATAAAAAATGTCGAGCGATACGGCGATAGTGTGGTTGTTATGGATGAAGCGGCGACTAGCTGTGCTTTGGATTTATCAAACCGAGCATTTTTGGTTTATGAAGGCTTAAAAACCGGCAAAATCGGCGAATTTGACGCTGAGTTAATCGCTGAGTTTTTCAGAGCTCTTGCATTTAATGCAAATATTACGCTCCACTTAATAAATTTGCGTGGCGAAAACGCTCATCACATAGCAGAAGCGTCGTTTAAAGCATTTGCAGTCGCATTTAGACGAGCAGTGGCTAAAAACCCACGCACAGGAACTCCAAGCACAAAAGGCGTATTGTAGCGTATGGATACATTACTTTGGCTTTTTGAATTTTTTTGGATACTTTCGTATTCTTTATTTATCCCAATTAGTATAACAATAGTTTTGTTAATCATTTCATTATATGGTTTTATTGAGCTAAAAAGAAGCGATAAAGAAAATTCGGATTATAAAAATTTGAAAAAAGTAGTCTTAAAATTTGCCATTATAACCTGCATTTGTGCAGTTATTACAATTGATTTATATATCACAAATTTAATACTCCAAGAGCCAATTTTTCATATGTAAATTTAGGAAAGTTTTAAAATGGGCGATTTATTTTTTACAATACTTTTATGGGGAATTCCGATTTTATTGCTTGTCGGAGTTAGAATTGTCGATAAAAAAATTAGAACCTATCTTAATACAAGAGGTGGCTCAAAACTTACCAACACATTGATTTATATAATTTTATCTCTTGTAATTGTAGCGATTGTCCTTATTTCTTCTTTTGTGGTGTTTATGATTTTAATGTCATTGCCCGGTGCTACAATGTAAGGAAAAATTATGAGTGATGAAAAATTTTATAAAATAATCCTTGTGATTTGCGTTATTTGGGCATTTAGCGTGGCTGGATTAGTTGCTTATACTTTTGATTTGCAAAGCAAATGTTCTATCATTTCGTATATCGCAAACGGGAAATAAGCCGTGAAAAAATCTCAAATTTTAACAATCATTTCGCTTATTTTTGCGTTTTTGGCGTTTGATTTGGCATTTTATCATGGCATTACCAAACGCTACAAAAACTCCACAAACCCCGAAATGCAGGCAAAATCAATCAAAATTAGCAAATTTTTGCCATTTGATGAAAATTCGCAAATTTACAAAACAAAGGCAAATTTAAATTTGCAAGGCGACTTGCCCGTTATCGACGGAGCGGCGGCACTTTTTCCTGTATTTTCAGCTTTTGTAAATGCGATTTATCCAAAAGATGGCGTAGAATTTGACGGCGAAAATTTCAGCGAAAAAAGCAAACTTCGCTATACAAACACTCGCGGTGCTTACAAGGCTGTGGTTGATAAAAAAGCAGATTTGATTTTTGTCGCAAAGCCCTCAAATTCGCAACTACAATATGCCAAAGAAAATGGCGTGGATTTAGAATTCGTGCCAATCGGGCTTGAAGCCTTTGTTTTTATTGTCCATAAAAATAATCCCGTATCAAATTTAAGCACCGCTCAAATCAAGGAAATTTATAGCGGAAAAATCACAAAATGGTCGCAAATAGGCGGGGCAAATTTATACATTGATGCTGTGCAACGAAATGAAGGCAGTGGCTCGCAAAGTGCGATGGTAGCGTTTATGAAAGATGAAAAAATGAAGCGAAACACACTTGGATTTTTTGGCTCAGCCATTGGCTTTTCGTTTCGTTACTATGTCGAAACTCTCGTCGCAAACGGCAAGGTTAAAATGCTAAGCCTAAACGGCGTGTATCCAAACAAGGAAAATATCAAAAACCGCTCGTATCCGATAATAGGCGAAATTTATGCTGTGTATGATAAAAATAACAAAAACGAAAATATCGCCAAAATTTTAGAGTGGATTTTAAGCAACCAAGGGCAAGAAATCATCGAGCAAAGCGGATATGTGGGGATAAAATTTTAAATTTTGCTAATCCCTCACCACGCTAAATCTTCCGCCGCCGCAGGCTAGCAGGCAAAGTGAAATTCCGATATAAAGGTATAAAATTTCAGCTTCAAATCCGCCGTGTTTTGATAATGCCAAAAAATCAGGGTGCGCTAGATAAAATATCACACCGCACAGCCCAAGCACGATGAGCGCGCCCACGCGGGTGAAAAATCCGATGATTATCATCACGGGTGCGACGATTTCGCCCAAATACACGCCATACGCGATAAACTCAGGCAATCCCTTTGCGCCAAGCATGCCCTTTATACCGCCCACGCCGTTCATTATCTTTGCCACGCCGTGCATAAAAAGGCAAACTCCAAGCGTCAAACGAAGCATTAATAATCCGAAATTTGGAAATGATTTAGGCATAGATAATCCTTTTTATGGCGAAATTTTAAAATTTTAAAATTTGGCAAAATTCAAGAATTCTAAAATTTTAAAATTTAAAAAAGGGGCGAAATTTCGCCCCCAAATGCTATTTTTTAAGCTTGACTTCTTTGTCTTTGTATAGACCAGTTCCGACTGGGATTATGTGACCTAAAATGATATTTTCCTTCAAGTCCTCTAATCTATCAAATTTTGCCGCGATACTTGCCTCGGTTAGAACCTTGGTAGTCTCTTGGAAGGAAGCAGCTGAAATCACGCTATCGCTTCCAACAGCCGCTCTTGTGATACCCAGAAGCACCGGCTCAGCGATTGCTGGCTCGCCACCCATTTTCATAATGCGCTCATTTTCTTCTTTAAACCTGCGGCGGCTGATTAAATCGCCGATGATTAGCTTAGTATCGCCACTATCTATGATGCGGACTTGGCGAAGCATTTGAGATACGATAATTTCGATATGTTTATCGTTAATCGCAACGCCTTGTGAGCGATAGACTTGTTGAACTTCGCTAACTAGGTAGTAATGAAGCGCCTTTTCGCCTAAAATTCTAAGCACATCGTGTGAGCTAATAGAGCCGTCAGTTAGCCTTTCGCCAGCATGGACAAACTCGCCGTTTCGAACCTGAATTTGGCGAGATTTATCGATTAGATACTCGGCCACAGTGCCGTCCTCACCCTCGATGATTACGCGCTCTTTTGAGCTCATAGGTTTGCCAAATCTCACAGTTCCGTCGATATCAGCGATGATAGCGGTATTTTTAGATTTGCGCGCTTCGAAAAGCTCAGAAACGCGAGGCAAACCACCTGTGATATCTTTCGATTTCGCAGCGGCTTTTGGCGTCCTAGCTAGGATATCAGCAATCGCTACCTCATCTCCGCTAGTTGCAAGAATTTGAGTTTTTGGTCCGATATTGTATTTCATCGGCTCGCCCTTGCTAGGAGTGATTACGATAGCTGGTTTTACGCCTTGCGGTAAATACTCATTAATCACCAAACTACTATGTCCTGTCGCTTCATCGTATTGCTCAGTAGCAGTGTAACCCGGCTCGATATCCTCGTAGCTAACCACACCAGCGCACTCAGCTACCACAGGGGTAGTATATGGATCCCATTGAGCGATTACGGTGTTTTCTTCTTTTTTAGGTTTTGCGATGATATCATCAAATTTAACCTTGCTATTATCGTTAAATACAAGCACAGATTCGCGTGGAATATAGTGTCTGATAGCCTCTCTGCCGTTTTCATCAGAGATTACAGCATACATACCTTTTTCGGTTACGATATTTCCCTTTTTGATATCTTTTAGACGCTCTAAATAATCGCCTTTTAAGATGAAATATTTGATCTCGCCAACTGCGCCTGATTTGATTTTTTGAGTTACAGGCTCGCCGTCTTGGACGCAAATTTCACTAGCAAACGGCACGCGAGCTGGGATATTCCAGTCTGTTTTGATAATTTCGACCAAACTCTCGTTTTCTTCGATATTATCGCCGTCTTTGCAAACGATATAATATTTGCCCTCGACCTTACCGCTAACACCAGCTAGCTCGTTTGGTTTAGCCAAATCGTGGCGGCGGATATTGTATTTGACCTCATCTTTTTTGCTTTTTACAGAGATATTGACATCATCGTGAGTTACTTCTATGCTTACCTTACCGCTAAATGGAGCTTTGATTTTTGGTTCGACCAAAAGCACAGCCGCATTTCGGCGGTTCATTACGATATTTTTGCCATTGTTTTCATAAGTTTTGACATTGTAATATCTGATATAACCCTCATCGCTAGCGATAACCTTATCTGCTTGTTGATCAGTAGCAGCCGTTCCACCTGCGTGGAAAGTTCTTAGCGTTAGTTGCGTTCCTGGCTCACCGATTGATTGAGCTGAGATGATACCGACAGCCTCGCCTGGTTTTACCAGTTTGCCCTCGCCCAAATTTACGCCATAGCATTTAGCGCAAACGCCCTTGTGAGCCTTACAAGTAATCGGAGTTCTAATGCTGACTGATTTAATTCCAGCATCTACGATAGTGCGAACCTCTTTTTCGCCAAGAAGTGTGCCCTCAGTAAATAAAATTTCATTTGAAACTGGATCAATCACATCTGCACTTAGCACGCGACCCAAAATTCTATCGGCTAAATTCTCGACCAAAGTTCCGTTTTCGACGATTTCAGTTACTTCGATACCCTCGTGTGTGCCACAATCATGGATTGTAACGCGAACATTTTGAGCGACATCGATTAGCTTACGAGTAAGGTAACCAGCATTTGCCGTTTTAAGCGCAGTATCGGCTAGACCCTTTCTCGCACCGTGGGTTGAGATAAAGTATTCGTTCGCATCTAGTCCCTCGCGGAAATTTGATGTAATCGGGGTCTCGATAATCGAACCATCTGGCTTAGACATCAAACCACGCATACCAGCTAATTGGCGAATTTGCTCTGAACTACCACGAGCGCCACTATCAGCCATCATATAGATTGAGTTAAAGCCGTCTTTGTCGTTTTTCATCAAATCCATCATCTCATCTGCTAGTTTTTTAGTCGTGCTTGTCCAAATTTGAATCGTTTTATTGTATCTCTCGCCCTCAGTTAGCAAACCACCAGAGTATTGGTTTTGGACTTCGCGGACTTGATTTTTCGCGTCCTCAATCAAATTTGACTTAGAATTTGGCACGATGATATCTGAAACAGCGATTGAAATTCCAGCTTTTGTCGCTGACTCAAAACCTAAATTTTTAAGGTTATCTAGGAATTCAGCACTTACTTCCAAACCGCCATTTTTATAGACATAATCGACTAGTTCTGCGATATCTTTTTTCTTTAATTTTTTATTCCACAATGTATCTGGGATAAAATCAGGCAAGATCGATTTGATGACCAATCTACCAGCTGTCGTAAATATAATGCGACCATCGACCATAGTTTTGATTTTAGCGTGGATATCGAGAGAATTCGCCTCCACAGCGACCATGACCTCATCGACATTGGCAAAAATTTTGTTTGTGCCTTTTGCGCCAGCTTTTTCAAGGCTAAGATAATAAATTCCCAAAACCATATCTTGCGAAGGCACAGCCACAGGCTTACCGCTAGCTGGAAGCAAGATATTCATAGAACTTAGCATTAAAATTTTGCACTCTGCGATTGCCTCTTGGCTTAGTGGGACATGCACAGCCATTTGGTCGCCGTCAAAGTCAGCGTTGAAAGCCGCACAAACAAGCGGGTGCAAACGAATAGCCTTACCCTCGATTAGGACTGGGTGGAAGGCTTGGATTGACATTTTGTGAAGTGTCGGCGCACGGTTTAGCATGACAGGGTGGCCTTTAACGACCTCTTCTAGGCACTCCCAAACCTCATTTACCTTGCCCTCAATCATTTTTTTGGCTTGTTTTACGGTTGTTGCGTAGCCTTTTTCTTGAAGTCTAGCTATCAAATGTGGTTTAAATAGCTCTAATGCCATAGTTTTTGGCAGACCACATTGATCCATACGCAAATTTGGACCTACGACGATAACTGAACGACCTGAGAAATCGACGCGTTTTCCAAGCAAATTTTGTCTGAAACGGCCTTGTTTTCCTTTGATAATCTCACTTAGAGATTTTAGTGGGCGTTTGTTTGCGCCTTTTACGGCGTTTGCCTTTCTGCCGTTATCAAATAGCGCATCGACAGCTTCTTGGAGCATGCGTTTTTCGTTGCGAATAATAATCTCTGGCGCGTCAAGCTCCAAAAGTTTTTTAAGGCGAGTGTTGCGATTGATAACTCTGCGGTATAAATCATTGACATCTGAAACCGCAAATTTACCGCCGTCAAGGCTAACTAGCGGTCTTAAATCCGCTGGTAGAACTGGTAAATTTGTAATCATCATCCACTCTGGTTTGTTGCCAGAATTTAAAAAGCTCTCTACGACTTTTAGGCGTTTGATTATATTTTTTTTCTTTAATTCTGAATTTGTGCTAGCCATTTCCTCTTTCAAATTTGAAAGAATTTCGACCAAATCAAGATCTGCTAGCATATCTCTGATAACTTCACCACCCATTTTAGCCACAAAACCAGTTTGCTCAAATCTCTCGCGCAAACTTTGGTATTGCTCTTCGTTTAAAACATCGTATTTTTCGACTTTTTTAGTGTTTTCGTTATCATAATACGCACTACCAGCGCTCTCTACGATATATGCTTCGTAGTAAAGCACGCGCTCTAAATCTTTCATTTTGATATTCAAAAGCGTGCCGATACGGCTAGGGAGCGAATTTACATACCAAATGTGCGCTACTGGGGTAACTAGCTCGATATGTCCCATGCGTGTGCGGCGAACCTTCGAACTAGTGATTTCTACGCCACATTTTTCGCATTTCCAGCCTTTGTAGCGCATTTTTTTGTATTTTCCACAAATGCACTCATAATCCCTTACTGGACCAAAAATTTTAGCGCAAAACAAGCCGTCTCGTTCAGGTTTTAGCGTGCGATAGTTGATAGTTTCTGGCTTTTTAACCTCGCCGTGGCTCCAATTTTTGATTTGCTCAGGGCTAGCAAGTCTTATGGCAAATACATCAAAATCTTGAACTCTACCGTCTTCTTTAATTTCAATTTTTTCTAAGCTATTGTTTTCGCTCATTTCTTTTCCCCGTTTCCGTAAATTTCAACATCCAAAGCAAGTGATTTAAGCTCGTTTGTTAAAACAAAAAATGTCTCAGGAATTCCTGTTGTTGGAACATTTTCGCCTCTGGTAAGTGCTTTATACGCCGCCAAACGACCATCGACATCGTCTGATTTGACGGTTAGCATTTCGCGCAAGGTATATGCCGCGCCATAAGCTTCAAGCGCCCAAACTTCCATTTCTCCAAATCTTTGACCACCAAATAGCGCTTTACCGCCGACTGGTTGCTGTGTAACAAGGCTGTAAGGGCCTGTGCTTCTAGCATGGACTTTTTCATCGACAAGGTGGTGGAGTTTGAGATAATACATACAACCCACATTTACGCGCTCTTTAATCTTTTCGCCCGTGCGTCCGTCATAAAGCTCGGTTTTGCCATCAGCGTCGATTTTCGCCATTTCAAATAGTTTCGCAAAATCCTCAGGCACGATTCCCTCAAAAATCGGAGCTGCAAATCTAACGCCCTTGCTCCAATCTCTGGCATATTTCAAAAGCTCTTCATCGCTGATTTTTTCTAGCGTTTTCTTAGCGTCCATAAGCTTAGAAACATTTGCGATATCAATCATTTTAGCGCGAAGTTCTTTTAACCACTCGCCAGTTTTTTGCTCTAAAATTTCAGCGATTTGCTCGCCCAAACGCCAGCCTACTAAACCTAAATGGCTCTCCATGATTTGACCGATATTCATACGGCTTGGAACGCCTAGCGGATTTAGGACGATATCTACTCTTTGACCATTTGGAAGGTATGGCATATCGACCTCTGGGACAATATTTGAGACAATACCTTTGTTTCCGTGGCGTCCAGCCATTTTGTCGCCGACTTTTAGTTTGCGTTTAGTTGCGACATAGACTTTGACTAGTTTTACTACGCCACTTGGCAAGATATCATCTTTTTCCAAAATTTCGATTTTTTCATCATGCTCTTCTTTAAGCTTTCGTTTTTCATTTTGGAAGTGGTTTTTCAAATCCTCATACTCTTTTTGAATTTTTTTAGAGTAACCTTTGATAAACGAATTTAGCGTAAAGCGGTTTGAACTTTCAAGCTCTTCTTTGCTAACGATATCGCCTTTTTTATACTCTTTTTTGTTTAGGCTTTGTGCGCTTTCTAGCTTGCTTTTTGATAGCAAGGCTACGACTTTTAGCATTTCTTCGCGGTCCAGCATCAAAAGTCTATCGTGGTGCTCGCGCTCTAACTCTGTCTTTTCGTCCTCATAAGCTTTGTTTGTTCTAGGATCTTTTTCATAGCCTTTTTTAGTGAAAATTTTGACATCGATTACCACACCTTCCATAGAAGCTGTCGCATAGAGTGATTTATTTACCACATGTCCTGCTTTTTCGCCAAAAATCGCCCTTAAAAGTCTTTCCTCTGGGGTTGGTTTAACTTCGCCCTTTGGAGTTACTTTTCCTACCAAAATCATACCAGGTTTGACATGGGTTCCGATTTTGATAATTCCACTCTCATCAAGGTGAGAAAGCTCTTCTTCCTTGATATTTGGGATATCTCTGGTGATCTCTTCTACGCCGTCTTTTAGCTCTCTGGCTTCAATCTCTTTCTCATAAATATGCACGCTTGTGTATTCATCAGCGCGAATCATCTTCTCGCTCATTACGACGGCATCCTCGTAGTTATAACCATGCCATGGCATAAACGCGATTAGAGCATTTTTACCGATAGCTAGCTCGCCACCGTCCATGCTAGGACCATCTGCGATGATTTGTCCCTCTTTGACACTATCACCTTTGCGCACAATTGGGTGCTGAGAAAATGTAGTGTTTTGGTTAGTGCGTAAATTTTTCTCCATTGAGTAGTGATCGATAAACGGACCTTTTTCATCTTCGCCTAAGATAAAGATATTTTTATTATCTACTTTTTCGACCACGCCGGCTCTTTTGGCTTTAATCGCTTCCCAAGAATCCCTTGCGATTGTAGCTTCCATACCTGTGCCTACAATCGGAGCAGTTGCGTATAGAAGTGGAACTGCTTGGCGTTGCATGTTTGAACCCATTAGCGCGCGGTTGGCGTCATCGTGCTCCAAAAATGGAATAAGTGAAGCAGCCACACCAGCAATCATACCAGAGCAAAGGTCGATTAGAGTGATATCCTCGCGTCTAGCCATGAGGTTTTCGCCGTCTTTTCTAGCTTCTAGCATTTCCTCGATAATCGCGCCGTTTTCGTCTAATTTAGCAGAAGCAGGAGCGATTACATGGCCCTCTTCTTGTGTAGCAGTTAGATAAACGATTTCGTCTGTTACCTTGCCATCGACGACCTTTTTATAAGGAGCTTCGACAAAGCCTAAATCATTTACTTTTGCATAAGTTGCAAGGGTATTGATAAGACCGATGTTTTGACCCTCTGGGGTTTCGATTGGACAAATTCTACCATAGTGAGTCGGATGGACATCGCGCACCTCAAATCCAGCGCGCTCTTTAACCAAACCGCCCTCGCCAAGAGCAGATAAACGACGCTTGTGAGTAACCTCGCTAAGTGGGTTTGTCTGATCCATAAATTGGCTCAACTGACCGCCTGTGAAGAATTCCATAAGTGTAGTTGTGATGATTTTTGGATTGACAAAATCATAAGGCATAAGCTCATCGATATTTCCGCTAATGCTTGCAAATTTATCTTTTATAGCTTTTTGAACCTTGATAAATCCAAGGTGCATTTCACTAGCCAAAAGCTCGCCGATAGAGCGAATTCTACGATTGCCTAGATTATCTCTATCATCGATAAAGCCTTCGCCATTTTTAACTTTTATCAAATATTTTGCTGTTTTTATAATGTCTTCGTTAGTTAGCACCGTTACATACTCTGGTGTTTCGTTGCCAAGCTTGTGGTTCATTTTCATACGGCCGACTTTTGTGAGGTCGTATCTTTCAGGGTTGAAAAACAGATCATTTACAAACGATCTTGCAGTCTCTTTAACCACTGGCTCGCCAGGGCGCATAACTTTATAAATTCTAATAGCTGCTAAATCGTTTTCGTCATCAACGCCTTCACTTTGTTGTAAAATTTTAAGAGCTTCACTATCTTGGGCAAATGAGTTGATGATAGAGGCATCGACACCACTAGCTAGGTCGTTTGCGATTGTAAATTTTTTCTGTGAATTTGCAATAGCGACTAGTTTGGTTTCATCTAACGCAGCAAGTGAATCATATATAACTTCGCCACTATCTTTATCAAAAATCGCGTCTGCTAAGTGGCGCTCTGCTAAAATTTCAGCTGGGTATTCTATAAGCTTCAACCCCTCTTCTGCTAATTTTTCAGCTTTTTTTAGAGT is part of the Campylobacter sp. VBCF_01 NA2 genome and harbors:
- the lon gene encoding endopeptidase La, producing the protein MQLSQNKKFPTDLPILVEDELFLYPFMITPLFISDEKNKRAIDLAIKNESMIMVVSSTPEFNGDRSFGGIYHIGVIGTIMRTVPLPDGRVKILFQGSAKGKILHEISQNPLFATIGIVHDERGDEAKIDASINVLKERVKALSSLTHFFPNDLLKTIEENTDASRICDLTLSALRVKKEIAYSFFSQLNLEKRIFDLIAYIADEIESYRLEKEIKSKVHSKIDQTNKEYFLKEQLKQIQKELGSDSDREVEIEEYRKKLDLKKPFISDEAYKEIKKQIDKFARLHPDSADAGLSQSYLDWVLEIPFEQMAKEKLSIQSVSKQLNKDHYSLEKPKERIEEYFALKELLELRGSVDKEGKRVNNGAILCFYGPPGVGKTSLANSIATALKRKLIRIALGGLEDVNELRGHRRTYVGAMPGRLVQGLISAKQMNPVVVLDEIDKVSTSYKGDPTAVLLEILDPEQNSAFRDYYLNFDIDLSKIIFIATANDISQIPAPLRDRMEFIGLSSYTPQEKFQIAKNYLIPQELERHGLKPADISFHSTALEKIIAEYTRESGVRNLRRQIAAICRKIAVRILKDSEFKKLAITTKNLEEFLDKKVFEIDAVKKTNQIGIVNGLAWTSVGGDVLKIEAIKIKGKGAMTITGQLGDVMKESAQIAFSVVKVLIDNGKLKFEKSANLTKDEQIYNKFDLHIHVPEGATPKDGPSAGITLATAIASILSEKKVRFDVAMTGEITLSGAVLAIGGLKEKLIAAHKAKITHALIPRKNFERDLDEIPDEVKNAMQITPVDHIEDVLKIALV
- the hisB gene encoding imidazoleglycerol-phosphate dehydratase HisB, with translation MISKTRKTKETDISLELEIYGSGKAEISTGIGFFDHMLTALCKHSLMDIKLVCKGDLEVDFHHSVEDCGIVLGEAIKEAIYPIKNVERYGDSVVVMDEAATSCALDLSNRAFLVYEGLKTGKIGEFDAELIAEFFRALAFNANITLHLINLRGENAHHIAEASFKAFAVAFRRAVAKNPRTGTPSTKGVL
- a CDS encoding PstS family phosphate ABC transporter substrate-binding protein encodes the protein MKKSQILTIISLIFAFLAFDLAFYHGITKRYKNSTNPEMQAKSIKISKFLPFDENSQIYKTKANLNLQGDLPVIDGAAALFPVFSAFVNAIYPKDGVEFDGENFSEKSKLRYTNTRGAYKAVVDKKADLIFVAKPSNSQLQYAKENGVDLEFVPIGLEAFVFIVHKNNPVSNLSTAQIKEIYSGKITKWSQIGGANLYIDAVQRNEGSGSQSAMVAFMKDEKMKRNTLGFFGSAIGFSFRYYVETLVANGKVKMLSLNGVYPNKENIKNRSYPIIGEIYAVYDKNNKNENIAKILEWILSNQGQEIIEQSGYVGIKF
- a CDS encoding DoxX family protein, coding for MPKSFPNFGLLMLRLTLGVCLFMHGVAKIMNGVGGIKGMLGAKGLPEFIAYGVYLGEIVAPVMIIIGFFTRVGALIVLGLCGVIFYLAHPDFLALSKHGGFEAEILYLYIGISLCLLACGGGRFSVVRD